taagtcgtccgataagtcgtccagctggacgaccttccagacgacttataataagtcgtctgcgcagtcttttggattgaagtaaatacctgactcaagatagcagctttcattgatctgcggcctctgctgccctcgtaagccagtatcggtggagacggactgtctgctctgggaccaccaatactagcacccaattccggcatagctgtgtacgtccagacctgaagaacttgtataaacccatccacggtgtaacagtcagcaatttctttgttccacaaagagtccatcagcaccttaaacgcgactctcccccatggataattctcaaaccgttctaaatccatcactagccttgccagagtagatcgtgtagcggttgaaaactttctcccttcaatgaatccagtgaagatggagaggtacgcgagccgcttgcgatcttccctggaccaatccctgcatctcttcagtgctgctattatctgatcagtagttggcccagcttccagatgaactcccagcatcccccagaaagaaaccatctctggggtaacgtcacattttggtgtctcaaggtcctcgatgtactcgcagtttagaccagtgaggttttcaaactctaacagtgaaaacctcaaaggttctggaccaacgagagaccacatctcatacttcttcttaatgtccagcttgaaactgagcatgtagtgaaccagccttgaagcccaaccaaatccctgctccttgaacttgatgaaaactcccaaactcgactccttgagctcttcaaattcgtcatcagtaagaggtttcctaagagcagtatgcaacttgctgttatccgtatgatacgaaatgctattgtgggcttctggctcttcccatgatgtgtataacctacgggggagttctggaatatccatcctttttgtctgcaaaataatcaaagacaacaatataagtccagacgacttagtagacgacttatcattaagtcgtctggaaagtcttccaaatggacgacttatatttaagtcatctactaagtcgtccagttggatgactttccagacgacttaaattacttacaagtcttccagtcgcagaaggagttggagtactcgtcattgcggttatagatctgaaaaaataaacgtgaaacggtgagaatgagtaaattgatagagacaacgttttatgttcatcttttcctcgagattgatgacttagcggcgttagggtttacagagaaacggcgctaaggtttacagagaagaagcggcggcgctagggtttagaagaagcggcggcgctagtgtttagaggaagcggcggtgagaacgttggtgaccacggtggcgagggcgacggtttgttcggaaatagtggaagcggcggcgctagggtttagaggaatcggcggcgctagggtttagaggaatcggcggcgctagggttagaagaagctgcggcgacaacggtgagatagatagccgacgttgagaacgatggtttgttcggaaatcgtgggaattcgaaatcgcctttgagagagaactgttagggtttctgaatttcgcgaaaaatgaaacaaaaaaaaataaaaatcaccttatatattgggtaaataatccggttagctttaaaagtacattggtaaactttaaggtttggtccggtttagacgacttaatatttagtcgtccgttttcagacgacaaaatattaagtcgtcctagaccctaaaatgaacccctaaactaaaatgactagattaactaactaaccacgttataaaatcaaattatacttaaatagtgtttactatacacagaaatgaacacgcataagtaattttaaaaattttcaaaaacggttttaatgctttccaaaatctaaccctaagaacacatacaatactacaacatatgttgatgaaacataaacttaagaatatcatgactcactactttcactcatctatgctgaaaacaattgaaatttgttatatcttaatttatacctcctaagacatatgttaattacataattcccatttttcacttatcaaaatattttttacaaaatttttaaattatgtttaagactaactgtccagacgactttcagttaagtcgtctggacgacttattttcaagtcgtctaaacagacgacttgcgaggggtagaaacgtaaaaaaaatttcgttttattgtttggtcacaaggggatagttgtaatttcaatagccttttaggttatttttgcctttgacccaagttggggtattgttttggatttgactccaagttttgagtcacaattggcaattctccctaatatataatatagatgggccactccacttatcaccaattggttttagggtGGAAttccatctagcttaacaataCACAACACAGTATACAATctcaattcgtttttttttttttggtaaaatctcAATTCGTTTTTGCTTCTTTGCTTTCTTAAGTTAGTTTGCGTTTGTTCATAACAAAGAGGAATCTTGGCATAACCAAAATGAAACACATATTGCTTGTACTTACTGTCTTGTTTGCAAGTACTTGACGGATGTCGTGATGGTGCCACAAGATACGTTGATGTGCAGGGCTGTTGTCTGAATCTTGACGCACAATTTGTTTTCCCATCTGCTCCAACAAACAGTGCATAGCTATACGCCCATCAGCGGACACCCTGATGAGAGACTTTTCCTCTAAAACTCTCATCCCGTCTTTACCTTGACCAAGAAGTTTCCTGACTCGCCGGACAGGTTCTCCATTAAAAAGGCATGCCACATGAAGAAATGCTCTCCTACCAGGTTTATCTAAACCATCATAGCTACTTCTCAACTCCATCATGATATTCTCGGGAAGAGCTTCCTCAAATGATTTCAAAGCATCTCGCCACTCCACTACCGACTTGCCGCGGAGATACACGCCGAAAGCCTCAAGTGCAAAAGGAAGACCTTGAGCAAGCTCAGAGATACTTATAGAAAGATCTTTGTAGACAATAGGAGGTTTTGCTCCTTGAAAAGCAATCCTCTGAAAGATCTGGAGAGCCTTATCATCCTTTACGTACTCGACTTTGTACACGGCACATGAGGAGTTGAGCAAGCTCTTGTCTTGTGTTGTTATGATGATTCGGCTCCCTGATCCAAACCAACTAGCTTCTTTTGCCAAGGCGTCCAGCTGTTTCACATCATCCACATCATCAATCACAATTAGAGATTTTAGGTTTACTAGCCTTGACTGGATACAAGTAGCTCCCTGTCCAAGGCTCAGTGACTTGAAATCTTCTTTCCCAAGGATATTGGAAAGAAGCTGCTTCTGTAGGAATAAGGGACCATGTTTTTTCAAAGAAGAAACTCCTTCCATGAAGCAGTGATGGGTCTTGAAATGGTGTTTGtgtttttcataaaaattctTGGCTATGGTTGTTTTGCCAATCCCTACCATCCCCCAGATTCCTACCATACGAACCTcattcgtcgtaaagtccatgTCCAAGAGATGTTCGATTTGTTGCATGTGAGCTTCCATACCAACAATGTCCCCAATATCCATTGGCAACATTGACAACAACATGTTTGAAACACGTTCAACAACTCCCTCAACCATCGTGGCGTCGTCCTTGCTAACAATATCAGTAAAAACAACAATAAGGATGATGCATGGGCACACATAGGGCTGGAATTTTTAACCAAACATAacctaaccgaaccgaaaagTTTGGTTTTCAGTTAGTTCGGTAAAAAAATCGATTTCAGTTCAGTAACTGGTTAGTTCggtattatagaaaaaaatccaaacagtACCAATCTTAACCTAAATTCTAAACTGAACCAACAAAAATCATAATCGAAATAACCGAATTAACCAAAATCTAAAgagaaataatcaaaataacTGAAATTAACCCAAATATTAttcaatttaaaccaaaaatttaacaaaactaaccgcaaaacataaaattttggtATAGTTTTTTGAAACCGATCTAACtgaaaaccgaaccaaacttttTTGGTTTACTTCGGTGAGATTTTGACCACCCGAACTAGCCGACCCGAATTAcccgaataaaccgaacccgcAGGCCTAGGCACACATAATTGTCCGACCTCACGAATGAggcattttaattttaatggtgTACAAAGATTTAAGTCACTTCCAGAATCAACAATAATAGAAGGAAAACAAGAGCTTACCATTTTCTTGACTCAGTGGCTTGCGTGTTTGCGATTCTCTGAAGAGCTTCTTTCCAGCTGGGAATCTTGGGACTTTGGTGGTGGTATATCAAAGCAAAACTTCTCCGATGATTTCTAACGTCAGAGATATCTACGTCGTAGAAAACAGGAATGACAACAATCTTTTTATCCAATTCAAGTTTCATTATCATTCGAAGCTCTTCCAAGCACCAGCTTGAAGTACCATAGTTCTTTGAGATGACCACAATAGCAAACCTCGAAGTCTTTATGGCTTCACGGAGTCTTCTTGGAACACAGTCTCCCATTTCCAGCGTCCGGTCGTCTTTGAAAGTCCGTATTCCTTGTCTGAGCAGTTCTTTGTGCAAATGGCTAATGATGTTTTTACGGGTATCCGCACCTCTGAAGCTGAGGAAGACATCGTAGTTGACTCCACGAAGTGAAGGGGACGACGGCATTTGGTTTCAGTTTTTGATCAGTCTCTGTCTTTGGATAACAAGCCAATTAAAAGGGTGAATGAATGTTTAGGGGAAACACCTCTTTGAACTCTTCAAAGTCAGCGTATTCTCAATAGAAattctatataatatatattattctatatGAAATTATTGCGAGTTTGCATATCTACCCTACCATGTAAGACAAATTATAAATTGGATTTCTTGCAAAATTAGTCAATATTAGCCCAAATAACTAGGTTCAGGACGGATAAGATAATTATTAAGGGAATCTCTCCatgtgtatttttttgtttactacAGTTTGGCATTGATTAATGAAATTGAGTAAACGCTGTCACTTGCAGTGCTGACAAACcatacgatttttttttaaaggaaaaaagagTAAAGGATTCCTTGGGTTTGTGTTCTTCCTCCATATGATTTAGATGAGAGTTTGTTTGGCTTCACATCTTTAATCAAAATCGTACATACAACTTTGTGAAAGAATTTTAATACCAATAATAATGTCACAGAACAAACTTGGTATCAAGCAGGTCCCCCTCACATATTGTAATCTTCATTTGCTTTCCGATCATAACAACCTTCCTGATCATACTTGCCACTAGCACCGTAGGAGTTAAAACTGTTATCTCTTCCGGTTCTCTTTGGTTCGTGAGTCCTTTTTCCTGCGACCTAATCAGTCATTGCAAGTGCTTGAGATAACTTTGCTACGGTTCTTTAGCTTAAATTCGGAAACAAAAGTAAAAGAGAGGGTTACCTCACCTGTCTTTCACCGAGCTCATTAACCTTTCCATCAGAGAAAAGTCTGTCAACCGAACCTTCAGCCAGAAAGGTAACAAAACCAAACCCTCTTGACCTTCCACTGTGGTGGTGGTCGTACATAGTCTGATGCTCAGTTATGTCACCATATACACATAAATACTTCTTCAGCTCatttacaaatatgaaaagCCCCCAttatcatcaacaacaacaaccacatACAGAACAGAGAACCTTAGAGCAACTTTAACCCTACAACCCCAAGAGAgtttcttaatgtttttttaattaattgattGTACCTTTTTTACTTAAAAACTTTAGCTAAGAAACTATTAGAAATGTGTGCTCCAATGGTAGTTTCTTAGTTAggggttcttaattttttttttttgaaagataaaaaaatattgatcgCAATATTGATCACCATGATCACCATGATTTATGCACATATCCTCGAacgtttgatcaaaatattgatcaaaatattgatcaaaatattgatcgcaatattgatcaaaatattgatcaaaatcaTCTACTCCCTCAGAAGTGTTatgtgaagaagaagccatagattttttttttcttttttttgtgaacGTGAAAAATTTGTGGTCGAAGAGAAGACTTTATAACTTGAAGGATGAggaaaaactttatttttttggtgatCAATGTAAgacaagataaaaaaacaatgaaatgtGATGATGAGAGTAGAGTGTAACGTTTTTGTGATTATGATAAGAACGGAAGAAATGTGATGATGAGAGTTCGTGATTATGATAAGAACGGAAGGAATGTGATGGTGAAAAGGAAGAGAAAAATAATTCCTGCttttatagatgaaaagagTTAAGCgagaaagaagaaataaagAGAAGGATGTTGGATGTGGTTACGGTTCTTTTCATTGTCTTTACTCTTTGAGAAGAGTAAAGCTGAGCAGACACATATCTAACTTATTTATTACCTATCTCTAACAAGCATTCATTAAGCTAACAACTATCagaagcatttaaaaaaataacattcattaaGCTAACTACTATCAGAAACATTCATTACAACTTGAAGTTTCACTAACCAGCATTCATCACAACCATTGATTAAACTAACTACTACCCAGCGAAAGCAAATAAGCAAATAGGAAGAAAATGACAAGTTTTGCACACTAACCTCAACGACAATCTCAAGTTGTGTTTGGTTAATGCAAGAACTGGATGTGTAAACCTGTTCACATCGCCTCAACTCTGTCAAAATGAGCAAACGCAATGAACTTAGACCATGATCCAACTTCAACACACTCACTTATGTTATTGCTAACCACTGATATGAGACAAACTTAAATACAGAGCCTAAGCTAAAAAACATAGCCAAGACTTGATCCTTAAGCTAGCTAAATAATCTTTATAACACTAATTAAGATGAATGAAGTGAGAAAGTTAATTACTTGGGAAGTGATCTCAGTGAGGACCGAGACACTCGTCGGAGGAGAAGCCGTGAGGACTGAGAGTCGGAGGAGACGCCATGAGGACCGAGTCAGTCGTCGTCCGTGGTGGGTTTGCATCGTTCTTCTGCCGGAGAACACGAGAAGCGACGGAGGAGGCGCCTTCAGGACAGAGAGAGAGACGTCGTCTGTGGTGGGATTGGAACCTTCTTGTGACGGAACAAAAGAAGCGTTATCCTTGGTGATGGGTTTCGATCGGTGGAGAAGACGGAGGAGACGCCATGAAGAGCGGGAGAATCGTCGTCTTCGTGATGGGTTTCGATCCCTCCTCCGTCacggagaagaggagaagacgAAAACGAACGCGAGACGGATGATCAGTATGGAGGATCGGTGTG
The window above is part of the Brassica napus cultivar Da-Ae chromosome C8, Da-Ae, whole genome shotgun sequence genome. Proteins encoded here:
- the LOC125591964 gene encoding disease resistance protein RPP4-like — translated: MPSSPSLRGVNYDVFLSFRGADTRKNIISHLHKELLRQGIRTFKDDRTLEMGDCVPRRLREAIKTSRFAIVVISKNYGTSSWCLEELRMIMKLELDKKIVVIPVFYDVDISDVRNHRRSFALIYHHQSPKIPSWKEALQRIANTQATESRKCKDDATMVEGVVERVSNMLLSMLPMDIGDIVGMEAHMQQIEHLLDMDFTTNEVRMVGIWGMVGIGKTTIAKNFYEKHKHHFKTHHCFMEGVSSLKKHGPLFLQKQLLSNILGKEDFKSLSLGQGATCIQSRLVNLKSLIVIDDVDDVKQLDALAKEASWFGSGSRIIITTQDKSLLNSSCAVYKVEYVKDDKALQIFQRIAFQGAKPPIVYKDLSISISELAQGLPFALEAFGVYLRGKSVVEWRDALKSFEEALPENIMMELRSSYDGLDKPGRRAFLHVACLFNGEPVRRVRKLLGQGKDGMRVLEEKSLIRVSADGRIAMHCLLEQMGKQIVRQDSDNSPAHQRILWHHHDIRQVLANKTKLLNLRKLDMTGSKDLTELPDLEEAVYLEELILEGCSSLKRIPKSICSLSRLQKLDVSKCDGLKDLRIKIMKSRSADVQGTSMRIRSVRLCFYGTEPFLGDTLGCSLTNPSIKGNLQIELMLLGGYADHISFVSDNHISRELELKSPPYGFKTLDIMRFKWSVKGGYFKCGSFSGFPWLQELNLINLNIQQIPDDIEHMQALEKLDLSGNIFERLPTTMSFLTKLKHLTLSNCRSLEELPGLSQLESLTLTDCTNLRTVVKQDQGTTYNLLELWLDNCKKIESLPNELKHLTKLTYLDLSRQEFKIISSKMVGELTSLVTLSLNYCNNLVSLTGLPLSLKCLNAHGCKSLKTYSLQAAHSVDHLDLSSCSYWKKDYSIITRFPAGRRGKEVPSHINLLEAFKVMGVGFVPVYIGGGSRHSACGDN